One Paraburkholderia caffeinilytica DNA segment encodes these proteins:
- a CDS encoding amino acid-binding ACT domain-containing protein, which translates to MKNLAIALVDRPGTLAEMTDALDRAGVRIEGGGVFVVDGCGVGHFLVKDVSSARRALLAANIQVLSERDVVIPRLNQSVGGQFSHFMRRMADAGINIEVLYTDRHSQVVIVVDDIEASLAVNRAWDIEQDMLWSLFNDGLH; encoded by the coding sequence ATGAAGAACCTGGCAATTGCTTTAGTGGACCGTCCTGGTACCCTCGCGGAAATGACCGACGCTCTTGACAGAGCAGGTGTGCGCATTGAAGGTGGCGGCGTGTTTGTTGTTGACGGATGTGGCGTGGGACATTTCCTTGTTAAGGATGTATCCAGTGCCCGTCGTGCGCTTCTCGCCGCAAACATACAAGTATTGTCCGAACGAGATGTGGTCATCCCGAGACTCAATCAATCCGTAGGAGGACAGTTCAGCCACTTTATGCGCAGAATGGCCGACGCTGGTATCAATATCGAAGTCCTGTACACCGATCGACACAGCCAGGTCGTCATCGTAGTTGATGATATCGAGGCATCACTTGCAGTCAACAGGGCATGGGATATCGAACAGGACATGCTGTGGAGTCTGTTCAATGACGGACTCCACTAG
- a CDS encoding cupin domain-containing protein: MDRTDVVAIHFKETAAHASYGWHTAPESQYVITLSGTLEFTTREGETFVVRPGDVLLAEDNIGIGHKWRLIDDQPWRRAYVVLKPGARDCFVAKKGG, encoded by the coding sequence ATGGATCGCACTGATGTAGTCGCCATCCATTTCAAGGAAACGGCCGCGCACGCCTCGTACGGTTGGCACACTGCCCCGGAGTCGCAATACGTGATTACGCTGTCGGGAACGCTTGAATTCACTACCCGCGAGGGCGAAACATTCGTGGTGCGACCCGGAGACGTCCTGCTCGCCGAGGACAATATCGGCATCGGCCACAAATGGCGCCTGATCGACGATCAGCCGTGGAGGCGTGCATATGTAGTGCTGAAGCCGGGCGCCAGGGATTGCTTCGTGGCGAAGAAGGGCGGTTGA
- the mqo gene encoding malate dehydrogenase (quinone) — protein MVKTTRAVLLGLVLSVSALSAQAGETKKVDVLLVGGGIMSSTLGVWLHELQPDWSMMMIERLDGVAKESSNGWNNAGTGHSALAELNYTPEKPDGTIDISKAVEINEAFQVSRQFWAWQVRNDVLRNPRSFINSTPHMSFVWGDDNVRFLKKRYDALQVSPLFRGMKYSDDFDQIRQWVPLMMEGRDPAQKVAATWSPVGTDVNFGEITRQFVGYLQSQPNFTLSLSSEVRSIKRNADGTWRVSYVKTQTGDSGQDVDAKFVFIGAGGGALHLLQASGIPEAKDYGAFPVGGSFLVTDKPEIVSRHLAKAYGKASVGSPPMSVPHLDTRIIDGKKIILFGPFATFSTKFLKTGSYLDLLSSTNVHNVVPMVHVGIDEFPLVEYLAGQLMLSDDDRFNALKEYFPQAKKEDWRLWQAGQRVQIIKRDGAKGGVLKLGTEIVSSQDGSIAGLLGASPGASTAAPIMLSLLEKVFKDKVATPAWQEKIREIVPSYGTRLNDSPAKVYQELTYTSDVLQLTPPQIDLTVAPRSTAGAGASRPSKAAADMAL, from the coding sequence GTGGTCAAGACGACAAGAGCGGTATTGTTGGGGTTGGTTCTTTCGGTGAGCGCGCTTTCCGCGCAAGCCGGCGAGACGAAAAAGGTCGATGTCCTGCTGGTGGGCGGCGGCATCATGAGTTCGACGTTGGGCGTATGGCTCCATGAGCTCCAGCCCGACTGGTCGATGATGATGATCGAGCGCCTCGACGGCGTGGCCAAGGAAAGCTCGAATGGCTGGAACAATGCGGGCACGGGACATTCCGCGTTGGCCGAACTCAACTACACGCCCGAGAAGCCGGACGGCACGATCGACATTTCGAAGGCCGTCGAAATCAACGAGGCCTTTCAGGTGTCGCGCCAGTTCTGGGCCTGGCAGGTCAGGAACGATGTGCTCAGGAATCCGCGATCGTTCATTAATTCGACTCCGCACATGAGCTTTGTCTGGGGAGACGACAACGTCCGTTTCCTCAAGAAACGCTACGATGCGCTGCAGGTGAGCCCGTTGTTCCGCGGTATGAAGTACTCGGACGATTTCGACCAGATCAGGCAGTGGGTTCCGCTGATGATGGAGGGGCGCGACCCCGCGCAGAAGGTCGCGGCGACCTGGTCCCCCGTGGGCACCGACGTGAACTTCGGCGAGATTACGCGCCAGTTCGTCGGATACCTGCAGAGCCAGCCCAATTTCACGCTTTCGCTCTCCAGTGAAGTACGAAGCATCAAACGCAATGCCGATGGTACGTGGCGAGTGTCCTACGTGAAGACCCAGACCGGTGATTCCGGGCAGGACGTGGACGCGAAGTTTGTGTTCATCGGTGCAGGCGGTGGTGCGCTGCACCTGCTGCAGGCATCGGGCATCCCGGAAGCCAAAGACTACGGTGCGTTTCCCGTCGGTGGTTCGTTCCTGGTGACGGACAAGCCGGAGATCGTGAGCCGGCACCTGGCCAAGGCTTACGGCAAGGCTTCCGTCGGTTCGCCGCCGATGTCGGTGCCGCACCTGGACACGCGCATCATCGACGGCAAGAAAATCATTCTGTTCGGACCGTTCGCGACATTCTCGACCAAATTCCTGAAGACCGGGTCGTACCTCGATCTCCTGAGCAGCACCAATGTGCATAACGTCGTGCCGATGGTGCATGTGGGCATCGACGAGTTTCCGTTGGTCGAATACCTGGCCGGTCAGCTGATGTTGTCGGATGACGATCGCTTCAATGCCCTGAAGGAATACTTCCCGCAGGCGAAGAAGGAAGACTGGCGCCTGTGGCAAGCCGGTCAGCGTGTCCAGATCATCAAGCGCGACGGTGCGAAGGGCGGCGTCCTCAAGCTCGGTACGGAAATCGTGAGTTCGCAGGATGGCAGTATCGCCGGTCTGCTGGGCGCGTCGCCGGGTGCCTCGACCGCTGCGCCGATCATGCTCAGCCTGCTCGAGAAGGTGTTCAAGGACAAGGTCGCGACTCCGGCCTGGCAGGAAAAGATCCGCGAGATCGTGCCGAGCTACGGGACCAGGCTGAACGACAGCCCGGCCAAGGTCTATCAGGAATTGACCTATACCAGCGACGTGCTGCAGCTGACGCCGCCGCAGATCGACCTCACCGTCGCGCCGCGTTCGACCGCGGGAGCGGGTGCGTCCCGGCCGAGCAAGGCTGCGGCTGACATGGCGCTATAA